The sequence below is a genomic window from Selenomonas ruminantium subsp. lactilytica TAM6421.
CGTGGGAAAATGGATCGTGGAGGAAGCTGTCAAAACTTGCAAGAAATGGCGGCGTTATGTGCCGGATTTCCGTGTCAGCATCAATATGAGCTATGAGCAGATCAAGGATCTGTCCTTCAAGAACTTTGTCGAAGAGTGTCTGGAACGTTATGATATGCCGACGGATTCCATCGTGCTGGAGCTTACGGAGAGCAAGATCGTAGCGGACTGGAGCTTCATCAACAAGCAGTTTGATGCCTTCCGCAGCCAGGGCATCGCCATTGCCATGGACGACTTCGGCACGGGCTATTCTTCCCTGGCCTCCCTCAAGAATCTCTCCTGCGATATCGTGAAGATTGACCGGGAGTTTGTGAAGAAGATCCTGGAAAACGATTTTGACCGCCGTCTGGTGCAGTATGTGGTAGATCTTTGCCATAGCATCGGCATCTACTGTTGCATCGAAGGCGTGGAGGAAGAGGCCGAGTATGAACTCCTGACCAAGGAGTGCAAGGCCGATGCCATTCAGGGCTATCTGTTCGGCCATCCCGAGAGTGTGGCCGATTTTGAAGAAAAATTTTTACGTTTGGAGAAAGAAGAATAATGTCAAGAGATAAAGAACAGGAAGATATCACCTTATTGGGCAAGAAGAAGGTCAAATACCATTATGACTATTGCCCGGAGATTTTGGAAACCTTCCAGAACAAACACCCGGAAAATGACTATTGGGTGAAGTTCAACTGTCCGGAATTTACGGCCCTGTGTCCCATCACCGGCCAGCCGGATTATGCCACCATCTACATCAGCTATGTGCCCAATGAGAAGATGGTGGAAAGTAAATCCCTGAAGCTCTACCTGGTGAGCTTCCGCAACCACGGTGATTTCCATGAGGATGTGGTCAATGTCATCATGAAGGACCTGATAAAGCTCATGGAGCCGAAATACATCGAGGTCTGGGGGAAATTCCTGCCCCGGGGCGGCATTTCCATCGATCCCTATGCCAACTATGGCCAGCCGGGGACGAAGTTCGAGGAACTGGCCTGGCGCCGGTTTGCAGAACATGATATGGTGGCCATGGACAAGGTGGATAACCGCTGATTTAGTAGATTCTGGGAGGAGATTCCTTGCTTAGACGTCAAAAACGCATTGCCCTGATCAACGATATAACCGGCTTTGGCCGCTGCTCAGTAGCGGTGGAACTGCCCTTGATTTCGGCCATGAAGATCCAGGCCTGTCCGCTGCCTACAGCGATCCTGTCGGTGCATACAGGCTTTGAACATCATTATCTGGACGATTATACGGCAAGGATGAAGCCCTATATGGACAGCTGGGAGAAAAACCAGCTGTCTTTTGATGGCATCTGCACGGGCTTTATGGGCTCGGTGCAGCAGATTGCCATTGTGGAGGCTTCTGACAGATAAAATAAAGATATAAATAGTTATAAAATATTCTTGATTATATTACAACTTATTGATAGTATAGTATTGAGGTGATGAACTTGGAATACTATACTATCAACAAGTTTGCTAAAATCATCGGAGTCACTCCGCAAACCCTGAGAAATTGGGACAGGAGCGGAAAACTCCATCCTCATCACACTTCGTCAAATGGCTACAGATATTACTCAGAAGACCAATTAAATGCTGTGACGGGCATTCAAACGGCTTCTAAAAAAGTTATCGGCTATTG
It includes:
- the queF gene encoding preQ(1) synthase codes for the protein MSRDKEQEDITLLGKKKVKYHYDYCPEILETFQNKHPENDYWVKFNCPEFTALCPITGQPDYATIYISYVPNEKMVESKSLKLYLVSFRNHGDFHEDVVNVIMKDLIKLMEPKYIEVWGKFLPRGGISIDPYANYGQPGTKFEELAWRRFAEHDMVAMDKVDNR